One Cydia fagiglandana chromosome 11, ilCydFagi1.1, whole genome shotgun sequence genomic region harbors:
- the LOC134668632 gene encoding UDP-glucuronosyltransferase 2B20-like, with translation MVGGWRCAFIICVCVWYGNTARILIVVPTPSFSHQVVFRPIAQELAKRHRVVVLTTDPAFPDQAPPNLTEIDLHDVSYAPWIDRFLKTANGKQNDLYTQLYTALDVILEIFPKQMNSEAVKKVFEKEKHFDLVIAEAWTRPARALSHVFKAPVILVNPFGGTDEQYQFMGAPVDPILYPDFLRRRLFNLTLWEKVTELYNRYKLNRLIMAHEEKENVMLRDLFGKDTPSLEEINKNVELLMLNIDPVFAGYRPVPPNVIHLGSLHCAPPKDLPQVSRYNFINKYNT, from the coding sequence ATGGTGGGTGGGTGGCGATGCGCGTTTATTATATGCGTCTGCGTATGGTACGGAAATACTGCGCGAATACTCATCGTAGTGCCAACTCCTTCTTTTAGCCATCAGGTAGTGTTCCGTCCAATAGCACAGGAGCTAGCAAAGCGTCATCGTGTTGTTGTTTTGACTACCGACCCAGCCTTCCCAGACCAGGCTCCGCCGAATCTCACAGAAATCGATCTCCACGACGTATCCTACGCTCCGTGGATCGACCGCTTTCTTAAAACCGCAAATGGAAAGCAAAACGATTTATATACTCAGCTATATACGGCGCTTGATGTCATATTAGAAATATTCCCAAAGCAAATGAATAGTGAGGCTGTAAAGAAAGTGTTTGAAAAAGAAAAGCATTTCGATTTAGTGATCGCAGAAGCATGGACGAGACCGGCACGGGCACTGTCTCACGTTTTCAAAGCGCCTGTTATATTGGTAAATCCTTTTGGGGGAACGGATGAACAATACCAGTTTATGGGTGCTCCTGTTGACCCAATATTGTACCCAGACTTCCTGCGCAGGCGGCTGTTCAATCTTACATTATGGGAGAAAGTGACAGAGTTATATAATAGGTACAAATTAAATCGGTTAATAATGGCGCATGAGGAGAAAGAAAATGTGATGCTTCGAGATTTGTTTGGAAAGgatacgccttcgttggaggaAATAAATAAGAATGTGGAATTGCTCATGTTGAATATAGATCCTGTGTTTGCGGGCTACCGCCCTGTGCCACCTAATGTGATACATTTGGGGAGCCTTCATTGTGCGCCACCTAAAGATCTGCCTCAGGTAAGTcgatacaattttataaataaatataatacttaG
- the LOC134668750 gene encoding UDP-glycosyltransferase UGT5-like isoform X1: protein MVGGWRCAFIICVCAWYGHTARILIVVPTPSISHQVVFRPIAQELAKRHRVVVLTTDPAFPDQAPPNLTEIDLHDVSYAPWIDRFLKTANGKQNDLYTQLYTALDVILEIFPKQMNSEAVKKVFEKEKHFDLVIAEAWTRPARAPSHFFKAPIILVNPFGGTDEQYQFMGAPVDPILYPDFLRRRLFNLTLWEKVTELYNRYKLNRLIMAHEEKENVMLRDLFGKDTPPLEEISKNVELLMLNIDPVFAGYRPVPPNVIHLGSLHCAPPKDLPQDLKSWMDSSKHGVIYLSFGTNADPSLLPPERMAIFIRVFETLPYDVLWKWKEPPAGLPANVRTSAWLPQSDLLRHNKLVLFITQGGLQSTDEALRAGVPLLAFPMLGDQWFNAEQYERLGVGRRLEFASFTDDQLRENIEELIQDKGYRSRSKLLSEEMQDRSESSLERAIWWIERTLRRRTRRRAPAVHVSWLTFIDGDIVAAALVLIIGVLLVLLGLYKMLTRKSMKVKTT, encoded by the exons ATGGTGGGTGGGTGGCGTTGCGCGTTTATTATATGCGTGTGCGCATGGTACGGACATACCGCGCGAATACTCATCGTAGTCCCTACTCCATCTATTAGCCATCAGGTAGTGTTCCGTCCAATAGCACAGGAGTTAGCAAAGCGTCATCGTGTTGTTGTTTTGACTACCGACCCAGCCTTCCCAGACCAGGCTCCGCCGAATCTCACAGAAATAGATCTCCACGACGTATCCTACGCTCCGTGGATCGACCGCTTTCTTAAAACCGCAAATGGAAAGCAAAACGATTTATATACTCAGCTATATACGGCGCTTGATGTCATATTAGAAATATTCCCAAAGCAAATGAATAGTGAGGCTGTAAAGAAAGTGTTTGAAAAAGAAAAGCATTTCGATTTAGTGATCGCTGAAGCATGGACGAGACCGGCACGGGCACCGTCTCACTTCTTCAAAGCGCCTATTATATTGGTAAATCCTTTTGGGGGAACGGATGAACAATACCAGTTTATGGGTGCTCCTGTTGACCCAATATTGTACCCAGACTTCCTGCGCAGGCGGCTGTTCAATCTTACATTATGGGAGAAAGTGACAGAGTTATATAATAGGTACAAATTAAATCGATTAATAATGGCGCATGAGGAGAAAGAAAATGTGATGCTTCGAGATTTGTTTGGAAAGGATACGCCTCCGTTGGAGGAAATAAGTAAGAATGTGGAATTGCTCATGCTGAATATAGATCCTGTGTTTGCGGGCTATCGCCCTGTGCCACCTAATGTGATACATTTGGGGAGCCTTCATTGTGCGCCACCTAAAGATCTGCCTCAG GACCTAAAGTCATGGATGGACTCATCAAAGCACGGAGTCATCTACTTGAGCTTTGGCACAAACGCGGATCCGTCGCTGCTTCCACCGGAGCGTATGGCGATTTTCATTCGGGTCTTCGAGACACTGCCGTATGATGTGCTGTGGAAGTGGAAGGAGCCACCAGCGGGACTGCCGGCTAATGTGCGGACATCGGCTTGGTTGCCGCAGTCTGATTTGCTGC GCCACAACAAGCTGGTTCTCTTCATCACCCAAGGAGGCCTGCAATCCACAGACGAGGCCCTCCGCGCTGGTGTGCCTCTTCTAGCATTTCCTATGCTCGGTGACCAGTGGTTTAATGCTGAGCAATACGAGAGGCTTGGTGTGGGGCGAAGGCTGGAGTTTGCTTCATTCACTGATGACCAACTACGGGAAAATATTGAAGAGCTAATACAGGACAAAGG tTACCGCTCCCGCTCAAAGCTTCTAAGCGAAGAGATGCAAGACCGCTCCGAGTCGTCACTCGAGCGCGCCATCTGGTGGATCGAGCGCACATTGCGGCGTCGCACGCGCAGGCGCGCCCCCGCCGTACACGTCAGCTGGCTTACCTTCATCGATGGAGACATCGTAGCGGCCGCTCTTGTGCTGATCATTGGTGTATTGCTGGTTCTTTTAGGGTTGTATAAAATGTTAACTAGAAAAAGTATGAAAGTCAAAACTACTTAA
- the LOC134668750 gene encoding UDP-glycosyltransferase UGT5-like isoform X2 has translation MVGGWRCAFIICVCAWYGNTARILIVVPTPSISHQVVFRPIAQELAKRHRVVILTTDPAFPDQAPPNLTEIDLHDVSYTPWIDRFLKTATGKQNLYTQTDIGHDLVLEIFPKQIKSEAAKKVFEKEKQFDLVIAEAWTRPARALSYVFEAPVILMSSLGGTDEQYHLMGAPVDPILYPDFLRTRLFNLTLWEKVTELYNRYKLNQLIMAYEKKEDTMLRDLFGKDTPPLVELNNNVELLMVNVDPVFEGYRPLPPNVIHLGSLNCALSKDLPQDLKSWMDSSKHGVIYLSFGTNADPSLLPPERMAIFIRVFETLPYDVLWKWKEPPAGLPANVRTSAWLPQSDLLRHNKLVLFITQGGLQSTDEALRAGVPLLAFPMLGDQWFNAEQYERLGVGRRLEFASFTDDQLRENIEELIQDKGYRSRSKLLSEEMQDRSESSLERAIWWIERTLRRRTRRRAPAVHVSWLTFIDGDIVAAALVLIIGVLLVLLGLYKMLTRKSMKVKTT, from the exons ATGGTGGGTGGGTGGCGTTGCGCGTTTATTATATGCGTGTGCGCATGGTACGGAAATACCGCGCGGATACTCATCGTAGTCCCTACTCCATCTATTAGCCATCAGGTAGTGTTCCGTCCAATAGCACAGGAGTTAGCAAAGCGTCATCGTGTTGTCATTTTGACTACCGACCCAGCCTTCCCAGACCAGGCCCCGCCGAATCTCACAGAAATCGATCTCCACGACGTATCCTACACTCCGTGGATCGACCGCTTCCTTAAAACTGCTACTGGAAAGCAGAATTTGTATACGCAGACGGATATAGGGCATGACCTCGTGCTAGAAATATTTCCGAAGCAAATTAAGAGTGAGGCTGCAAAGAAGGTGTTTGAAAAAGAAAAGCAGTTCGATTTAGTGATCGCAGAAGCATGGACGAGACCGGCACGGGCACTGTCTTACGTCTTCGAAGCCCCTGTTATATTGATGAGTTCTCTTGGGGGAACGGATGAACAATACCATCTAATGGGAGCTCCTGTCGACCCAATATTATACCCAGACTTCCTGCGCACGCGGCTGTTCAATCTTACATTATGGGAGAAAGTGACAGAGTTATATAATAGGTACAAATTAAATCAGTTAATAATGgcatacgagaagaaagaagATACGATGCTTCGTGATTTGTTTGGAAAGGATACGCCCCCGTTAGTGGAGTTAAATAATAATGTGGAATTGCTGATGGTGAATGTAGATCCTGTGTTTGAGGGCTACCGCCCTCTGCCGCCTAATGTGATACATTTGGGGAGTCTTAATTGTGCGCTGTCAAAAGATCTGCCTCAG GACCTAAAGTCATGGATGGACTCATCAAAGCACGGAGTCATCTACTTGAGCTTTGGCACAAACGCGGATCCGTCGCTGCTTCCACCGGAGCGTATGGCGATTTTCATTCGGGTCTTCGAGACACTGCCGTATGATGTGCTGTGGAAGTGGAAGGAGCCACCAGCGGGACTGCCGGCTAATGTGCGGACATCGGCTTGGTTGCCGCAGTCTGATTTGCTGC GCCACAACAAGCTGGTTCTCTTCATCACCCAAGGAGGCCTGCAATCCACAGACGAGGCCCTCCGCGCTGGTGTGCCTCTTCTAGCATTTCCTATGCTCGGTGACCAGTGGTTTAATGCTGAGCAATACGAGAGGCTTGGTGTGGGGCGAAGGCTGGAGTTTGCTTCATTCACTGATGACCAACTACGGGAAAATATTGAAGAGCTAATACAGGACAAAGG tTACCGCTCCCGCTCAAAGCTTCTAAGCGAAGAGATGCAAGACCGCTCCGAGTCGTCACTCGAGCGCGCCATCTGGTGGATCGAGCGCACATTGCGGCGTCGCACGCGCAGGCGCGCCCCCGCCGTACACGTCAGCTGGCTTACCTTCATCGATGGAGACATCGTAGCGGCCGCTCTTGTGCTGATCATTGGTGTATTGCTGGTTCTTTTAGGGTTGTATAAAATGTTAACTAGAAAAAGTATGAAAGTCAAAACTACTTAA